A portion of the Luxibacter massiliensis genome contains these proteins:
- a CDS encoding DUF1292 domain-containing protein, protein MNENEELTVTLTLDNDEELECAVLTILETEGQEYIALLPLDEEGNNEDGQVFLYRFFGSSEDEEPVLENIEDDDEYERAADKFDEWLDSQEYEELDLDGALEDN, encoded by the coding sequence ATGAACGAAAACGAAGAACTTACCGTTACACTGACGCTCGACAATGACGAGGAGTTAGAATGCGCTGTCCTGACAATTCTTGAGACGGAAGGCCAGGAATATATTGCCCTCCTTCCCCTTGACGAGGAAGGCAATAACGAGGATGGACAAGTATTCCTCTACCGTTTCTTTGGCAGCTCTGAGGATGAGGAGCCTGTACTGGAAAACATAGAGGATGACGACGAGTATGAGCGGGCGGCAGATAAATTTGACGAATGGCTGGATTCCCAGGAATATGAGGAGTTGGACCTGGATGGGGCCCTGGAAGATAACTAA
- a CDS encoding sugar ABC transporter substrate-binding protein, with amino-acid sequence MKKRILAVLTVCMALCLLAAGCKKNVGTPEDNAVQDTEGQEDKEPEEERQYVFGYSCIDMENPYFDVLKLSIETALDEQGYRLITKDPGSDVNVQIEQIQELIDQQVDAVFICPVDWEKITPALEALDEAGIPVINVDTQVKEMGYVDAYVGSDNKNAGYLCGEDLVSQRPEGGRIVILECPSMNSVNERITGFEEAIANAGFEVLARADVQGRKDTAQSEMKKLLEEYPQIDAVMCGNDQTALGALDAIKEAGRDGILVYSVDGSPGMKSELAKPGTSAAGTSAQSPIHIGRTAAEIGLAIVGGEKYEKETYEETIFINRENVELYGTDGWE; translated from the coding sequence ATGAAAAAAAGGATTTTGGCAGTACTTACAGTGTGTATGGCACTATGCCTGCTGGCAGCCGGCTGTAAGAAAAATGTAGGTACGCCTGAGGATAATGCCGTCCAGGATACAGAAGGCCAGGAGGATAAGGAACCAGAAGAAGAGAGGCAGTATGTATTTGGATACAGTTGCATTGATATGGAAAACCCCTATTTTGACGTACTTAAGCTGTCCATAGAGACGGCCCTTGACGAGCAGGGGTACCGGCTGATTACAAAAGACCCGGGGTCAGATGTCAATGTGCAGATTGAACAGATTCAGGAACTGATTGACCAGCAAGTAGATGCTGTCTTTATCTGCCCCGTGGACTGGGAGAAGATAACTCCGGCCCTGGAGGCCCTTGACGAGGCGGGCATACCTGTCATCAATGTGGATACCCAGGTGAAGGAGATGGGATACGTGGATGCCTATGTGGGTTCTGACAATAAAAACGCCGGTTATCTGTGTGGGGAGGATTTGGTCAGCCAGCGGCCCGAGGGAGGGAGGATCGTGATCCTGGAGTGCCCTTCCATGAATTCTGTCAACGAGCGCATTACAGGTTTTGAGGAGGCCATTGCCAATGCTGGGTTTGAGGTACTGGCGCGGGCGGATGTACAGGGAAGAAAGGACACGGCCCAAAGTGAAATGAAGAAGCTTCTGGAGGAGTATCCACAGATTGATGCAGTGATGTGTGGGAATGACCAGACGGCCCTGGGAGCTTTGGATGCCATAAAGGAAGCCGGGAGAGATGGGATCCTTGTTTATAGTGTGGACGGCTCCCCGGGGATGAAAAGCGAGCTGGCAAAGCCAGGCACTTCCGCAGCAGGCACCAGCGCACAGTCCCCTATTCATATAGGGCGGACTGCGGCAGAGATAGGGTTAGCTATTGTCGGGGGTGAAAAGTATGAAAAGGAAACCTACGAGGAAACTATATTTATTAACCGGGAAAATGTAGAGCTGTATGGAACTGACGGCTGGGAATAG
- a CDS encoding alpha-amylase family glycosyl hydrolase: MRKVQGSPQPLGVTVGSGRVNFAVDVPEGKSCELLVYRAGSTAVEYSWPMDNTLGEVHYLALEGLDAQEYEYNYRINGKVCLDPYVREIRGRREFGKKEPPEEHTVRGRIGLGPFDWGEDARPHIPLSDVVAYSLHVRGFTKHPSSRVKHKGTFAGIVEKIPYMKELGINQIQCMPVYEFREYVGGKQNYWGYGKGFYFAPKAAYAASLEVCREFKEMVKACHGAGIEVVLEMPFEEGILLQTAVECLRYYMLEYHIDGFVVNPYNVAWDCLIKDPFLKGVTIFKKEDWFQNVMRRFLKGDEGMVREAMYALRRNTKEDGCCNYITAHTGFTLYDLVSYDGKHNEDNGENNQDGPDYNYSWNCGVEGPSRKKQVELLRRNQICNAFFLLLSAQGTPCLLAGDEFENTQKGNNNVYCQDNELSWLNWNKLKNNDTLFQYVKELIALRKSHAALHRPEPLSGTDQGAYGLPDVSYHGESAWQPAEGVASRQLGVMYCGGHGGDTDCFVAYNMHWIEHSFALPSPGKKKKWYLAADTQGVAAKEAQALKNQKSIELKPRSIVFLVGK, from the coding sequence ATGAGAAAAGTACAGGGCAGTCCGCAGCCTTTGGGTGTGACAGTTGGAAGTGGCAGAGTGAATTTTGCAGTAGATGTTCCAGAAGGAAAGTCATGTGAGCTGCTTGTGTACAGGGCAGGAAGTACGGCCGTAGAATATAGCTGGCCTATGGACAATACATTAGGAGAGGTGCATTACCTGGCGCTGGAAGGGTTAGATGCGCAGGAGTATGAGTATAACTACAGGATCAATGGGAAGGTGTGCCTGGATCCCTATGTGAGAGAAATCAGGGGCCGCCGGGAGTTTGGGAAGAAAGAGCCCCCAGAAGAACATACTGTCAGGGGGCGGATTGGCTTAGGGCCTTTTGACTGGGGAGAGGATGCAAGGCCTCATATTCCCCTCAGTGATGTAGTTGCATACAGCCTCCATGTAAGAGGTTTTACAAAACATCCGTCCTCACGGGTAAAGCATAAAGGCACCTTTGCCGGGATAGTAGAAAAAATACCTTATATGAAAGAGCTGGGGATCAACCAGATTCAGTGTATGCCGGTATATGAGTTCAGGGAGTATGTAGGGGGGAAGCAGAACTACTGGGGATATGGAAAAGGTTTTTATTTTGCCCCGAAAGCTGCATACGCTGCCTCCCTGGAAGTGTGCAGAGAGTTCAAGGAGATGGTAAAGGCCTGCCACGGCGCCGGCATCGAGGTGGTGCTGGAAATGCCTTTTGAGGAGGGAATCCTGCTGCAGACTGCTGTAGAGTGCCTACGGTATTATATGTTGGAATACCATATTGACGGATTTGTCGTCAATCCATATAATGTGGCGTGGGACTGTTTAATTAAGGACCCTTTTCTGAAGGGCGTTACGATTTTTAAAAAGGAGGACTGGTTCCAGAATGTCATGCGCCGGTTTCTGAAAGGGGACGAGGGCATGGTAAGAGAGGCCATGTACGCACTGAGACGCAATACAAAAGAAGACGGCTGCTGTAACTATATCACTGCCCATACAGGCTTTACCTTGTATGACCTTGTATCTTATGATGGGAAACACAATGAAGATAACGGCGAGAATAACCAGGACGGCCCTGATTATAATTATAGCTGGAACTGCGGTGTGGAGGGGCCCAGCAGGAAAAAGCAGGTAGAGCTTCTGCGCAGAAATCAGATATGCAATGCATTTTTCCTGCTGCTGAGCGCCCAGGGGACACCCTGCCTGCTGGCAGGGGATGAGTTTGAGAATACCCAGAAGGGGAACAATAATGTCTACTGCCAGGACAATGAACTATCCTGGCTGAATTGGAATAAACTGAAGAATAACGATACATTGTTCCAGTATGTAAAGGAACTGATCGCACTGCGGAAGTCCCACGCGGCGCTCCATCGGCCAGAACCGCTCTCAGGGACTGATCAGGGGGCCTATGGGCTGCCGGATGTCTCCTACCATGGCGAGAGTGCGTGGCAGCCTGCAGAGGGGGTAGCCAGCCGCCAGCTTGGGGTTATGTACTGCGGCGGCCATGGGGGGGATACAGACTGCTTTGTGGCTTATAATATGCACTGGATCGAGCATTCCTTCGCCCTGCCTTCTCCGGGCAAGAAAAAGAAGTGGTATCTGGCGGCAGATACACAGGGGGTGGCGGCCAAAGAAGCACAGGCCCTGAAAAATCAGAAGTCCATTGAGCTCAAGCCTAGAAGCATTGTATTTCTGGTTGGAAAGTAA
- a CDS encoding DUF5662 family protein translates to MKAILHFCTITRHKILVMEECFKVGLYRQGLLHDLSKYSWIEFKVGCKYYQGNRSPNNAEREDTGCSRAWLHHKGRNKHHYEYWIDYGIGADRGMTGMKMPVRYVVEMFLDRIAASKIYKGESYSDSDPLAYFQEGKGEYMMHPETEALLEKLLRMLADKGEDVTFAYIRYKILKSRRARKRTGQRKPARHGLIPRCRHRF, encoded by the coding sequence ATGAAAGCAATACTTCATTTTTGCACAATTACAAGACATAAAATACTGGTGATGGAGGAGTGCTTTAAAGTGGGCCTTTACAGACAAGGACTCCTGCATGACTTGTCCAAATACAGTTGGATAGAATTTAAAGTAGGCTGTAAGTACTACCAGGGAAACCGAAGTCCCAACAATGCAGAGCGGGAAGATACAGGATGCTCCAGGGCATGGCTGCACCATAAGGGGCGCAACAAGCACCACTATGAATATTGGATAGATTACGGGATCGGGGCAGACAGAGGGATGACCGGCATGAAAATGCCGGTACGCTATGTGGTGGAAATGTTTTTGGACCGCATAGCAGCCAGCAAAATCTATAAAGGAGAGTCATATTCTGATTCAGACCCTCTGGCATATTTTCAGGAAGGGAAGGGCGAATACATGATGCATCCGGAGACAGAAGCGCTCCTGGAAAAACTTCTCCGTATGCTGGCTGACAAGGGAGAGGATGTAACATTTGCATATATCAGATACAAAATCTTGAAAAGCCGAAGGGCTAGGAAGAGGACCGGCCAAAGGAAGCCTGCGCGCCATGGCCTAATACCCCGGTGCAGGCATCGCTTTTAG
- a CDS encoding S-ribosylhomocysteine lyase, which yields MEKIASFTIDHIKLVPGLYVSRKDYVNNSPVTTFDIRMTNPNEEPVMNTAEVHTLEHLGATFLRNHEEYKDKVVYFGPMGCRTGFYLLLAGDYQSSDIVGLMKEMYSFMASFEGPIPGASARDCGNYLDMNLPMAKYLAGKYLADVLTDIQDSQMYYPG from the coding sequence ATGGAAAAGATTGCAAGTTTTACAATAGACCACATAAAACTGGTACCAGGTCTATATGTATCCAGAAAAGATTATGTCAACAACAGTCCTGTCACGACCTTTGACATCCGTATGACTAACCCCAACGAGGAACCTGTCATGAATACTGCCGAGGTACACACATTGGAGCATCTCGGGGCTACATTTTTAAGAAATCACGAGGAATATAAAGATAAAGTCGTTTATTTTGGCCCCATGGGATGCCGCACCGGTTTTTATCTCCTTCTTGCAGGGGACTACCAGTCTTCTGATATCGTAGGGCTTATGAAGGAAATGTACTCTTTCATGGCTTCTTTTGAAGGGCCCATACCCGGAGCATCGGCCAGGGACTGTGGGAATTATCTGGATATGAACCTTCCCATGGCCAAATACTTGGCAGGAAAATACCTGGCCGATGTCCTCACAGATATCCAGGACAGCCAGATGTATTATCCCGGTTAA
- a CDS encoding histidine phosphatase family protein has protein sequence MKLYLVRHGETQWNKMRRVQGRSDVPLNEYGEYLARCTAEGLRDVEFDLAYTSPLIRARQTAEIILEGRDVPLIDEPRIQEISFGVREGMCFQGMDRDPESEEFSRFFTDTANYKVPKEGESIQHLLERVEAFLKELYAKEELQGRTILLSTHGAALTAMLNCMKGNRAIGDFWGKGVPANCAVAEVEVNKGVPSILFEGRIFYSRENAYTCMGKKE, from the coding sequence ATGAAGCTATATCTTGTTCGCCACGGTGAGACACAGTGGAATAAAATGAGGCGGGTACAGGGACGGTCAGACGTCCCTTTAAATGAATATGGAGAATATCTGGCCCGGTGCACGGCTGAAGGGCTTAGGGATGTGGAGTTTGACTTGGCCTATACAAGTCCGCTTATAAGGGCAAGGCAGACTGCGGAAATTATATTGGAGGGGAGGGACGTGCCTCTGATAGATGAGCCGCGGATACAGGAAATCAGCTTCGGAGTCAGGGAGGGCATGTGCTTCCAGGGAATGGACAGAGATCCTGAAAGTGAAGAATTTTCACGGTTTTTTACCGATACAGCCAATTATAAAGTGCCTAAAGAAGGTGAATCTATCCAGCATCTTCTTGAGAGGGTGGAAGCATTTTTAAAAGAATTATATGCAAAGGAAGAACTGCAGGGGCGGACCATCCTTCTATCTACCCATGGGGCGGCATTGACGGCCATGCTCAACTGTATGAAAGGAAACAGGGCCATCGGTGATTTCTGGGGAAAGGGCGTGCCGGCTAACTGTGCTGTGGCAGAGGTGGAGGTAAACAAAGGGGTGCCTTCCATCCTTTTTGAGGGAAGAATATTTTATTCCAGAGAAAATGCATACACTTGCATGGGTAAAAAAGAGTAG
- a CDS encoding AraC family transcriptional regulator, producing MIPEELIITASKREEIFEMKPEYPYIIRQVHSPIGKSTIAPWHWHEELEFVYVREGAVIYNTPQNSARLEAGNGIFVKSNVLHQVLSPEPASNVQYEVHMFRRNYLAEENSLLDKKYISPFLKGSSVSVVCLRKSIPDHKEILERLLSLSALDAGKSFGYEWKSRNLMAEVWMHVISLQHVSPDGKEGLSGQRERRLKDMLLYIQEYYMERLSLKNISGAANISERECLRCFQDILHTTPFMYLQEYRIQAACNMLRNSSDKIVDIAVKCGFNSGSYFGKTFRRQMNCTPYEYRTAAR from the coding sequence GTGATTCCTGAGGAGTTGATTATCACAGCCAGCAAACGGGAAGAAATATTTGAGATGAAGCCGGAATATCCATATATAATCAGGCAGGTACATTCACCCATAGGCAAAAGCACCATCGCCCCATGGCACTGGCATGAAGAGCTGGAATTTGTCTATGTCAGAGAAGGGGCCGTCATTTATAATACGCCCCAGAACAGCGCTAGGCTTGAGGCGGGAAATGGAATTTTTGTAAAAAGCAACGTCCTGCATCAGGTGCTTTCCCCAGAACCCGCATCTAATGTACAGTATGAGGTACATATGTTCAGGCGGAACTACCTGGCAGAGGAGAATAGCCTGCTGGATAAAAAATATATAAGTCCCTTTTTGAAGGGGAGTTCTGTATCTGTTGTCTGCCTGAGAAAATCAATCCCTGACCATAAGGAGATCCTGGAAAGGCTTCTTAGCCTGTCAGCACTGGATGCGGGGAAATCATTTGGGTATGAATGGAAATCAAGAAATTTGATGGCTGAAGTCTGGATGCATGTGATCAGCCTGCAGCACGTATCCCCTGATGGAAAAGAAGGGTTGTCAGGCCAGAGGGAGCGCCGGCTAAAGGATATGCTTTTATACATCCAAGAGTATTACATGGAGAGGCTTTCCTTAAAAAATATCTCTGGTGCCGCTAATATCAGCGAGAGAGAATGTCTCCGCTGCTTTCAGGACATCCTTCATACGACACCGTTTATGTACTTACAAGAATACAGAATACAGGCTGCCTGCAACATGCTGAGAAATTCATCAGATAAAATTGTGGATATAGCAGTAAAATGTGGTTTTAATTCAGGCAGCTATTTCGGAAAGACTTTCCGCAGGCAGATGAACTGTACCCCCTACGAATATAGGACTGCTGCAAGATAA
- a CDS encoding ABC-F family ATP-binding cassette domain-containing protein: MISANNVTLRVGKKALFEDVNIKFTEGGCYGLIGANGAGKSTFLKILSGQLEPTKGEIAITPGERLSFLQQDHSKYDEYIVLDTVIMGNARLYEIMKEKEEIYAKEDFTDEDGIKASELEAEFATMDGWEAESDAATLLNGLGIETELHSKYLKDLTGAEKVKVLLAQALFGNPDILLLDEPTNHLDLDAIAWLEEFLINFENIVIVVSHDRYFLNKVCTQIADIDYSKIQLYAGNYDFWYESSQLLIRQMKEANKKKEEKIKELQEFISRFSANASKSKQATSRKRALEKIQLDEIKPSSRKYPYIDFRPNREIGNEVLTVEGLSKTIDGEKVLDRISFTLGHDDKVAFVGGNELAKTTLFKILIGEMEPDEGTYKWGITTSQAYFPRDFGSEFDNDYTITEWLTQYSENKDVTYVRGFLGRMLFAGEDGVKRLKVLSGGEKVRCLLSKMMISGANVLLLDEPTNHLDMESITALNNGMIKFPGVLLFTSRDHQIVQTTANRIMEIVPGGRLIDKVTTYDEYLESDEMARKRQTYAVATEEDD, translated from the coding sequence ATGATCAGTGCAAATAATGTAACATTGCGGGTCGGTAAAAAAGCGTTGTTTGAAGATGTAAATATCAAGTTCACGGAGGGCGGCTGCTACGGCCTGATCGGCGCAAACGGTGCAGGAAAATCTACCTTCCTTAAGATTCTGTCCGGCCAGCTTGAGCCTACGAAAGGAGAAATAGCCATCACCCCAGGAGAGCGCCTTTCTTTCCTGCAGCAGGATCATTCTAAATATGATGAATATATTGTGCTTGATACTGTCATCATGGGAAATGCCCGTCTCTATGAAATAATGAAAGAAAAGGAAGAAATCTATGCAAAAGAGGACTTCACCGACGAGGACGGCATCAAGGCCAGCGAGCTGGAGGCAGAGTTTGCCACTATGGACGGCTGGGAGGCGGAATCAGACGCAGCCACTCTTTTAAACGGACTGGGCATTGAAACAGAACTGCATTCCAAGTACTTAAAAGACCTGACAGGGGCCGAGAAAGTCAAGGTACTGCTGGCACAGGCACTTTTCGGCAACCCAGATATATTGCTTCTCGACGAGCCTACCAACCATCTGGACCTGGATGCAATTGCCTGGCTGGAAGAATTTTTGATTAATTTTGAAAATATAGTCATTGTAGTATCCCATGACCGCTATTTTCTGAACAAAGTCTGCACCCAGATAGCGGACATTGATTACAGCAAGATCCAGCTTTATGCCGGGAACTATGACTTCTGGTATGAGTCCAGCCAGCTGCTCATACGCCAGATGAAAGAGGCCAACAAAAAGAAAGAGGAAAAAATCAAGGAGCTCCAGGAGTTTATTTCCAGGTTCAGCGCCAATGCCTCCAAATCTAAACAGGCAACCTCCCGCAAAAGAGCACTTGAGAAAATCCAGTTGGACGAGATCAAGCCTTCCAGCAGGAAGTATCCTTATATAGATTTCAGGCCCAACAGAGAGATCGGCAATGAGGTCCTTACCGTAGAAGGACTTTCCAAAACCATTGATGGTGAAAAAGTGCTGGATCGTATCAGCTTTACCCTGGGGCATGACGACAAGGTAGCTTTCGTGGGAGGGAATGAGCTTGCAAAAACTACACTCTTCAAAATATTGATTGGGGAAATGGAGCCGGATGAAGGGACTTATAAATGGGGAATCACTACTTCCCAGGCGTATTTTCCCAGGGATTTCGGCAGTGAATTTGACAATGACTATACCATCACCGAATGGCTGACCCAGTATTCTGAAAATAAAGACGTCACCTATGTGCGGGGATTCCTTGGCAGAATGCTTTTTGCCGGGGAGGATGGCGTAAAACGCCTGAAAGTACTCTCCGGCGGCGAGAAGGTCCGCTGCCTGCTGTCTAAGATGATGATTTCAGGCGCCAATGTACTCCTCCTAGATGAACCTACCAACCATCTGGACATGGAGTCCATTACAGCGCTGAATAATGGGATGATTAAATTCCCAGGGGTACTTTTATTTACCTCCCGTGACCATCAGATTGTACAGACTACGGCCAACCGGATTATGGAGATCGTTCCAGGAGGAAGGCTCATTGATAAAGTCACCACCTACGATGAATACTTGGAAAGTGATGAGATGGCCAGAAAACGCCAGACCTATGCCGTCGCCACTGAGGAAGACGACTAG
- a CDS encoding patatin-like phospholipase family protein, with protein sequence MQKGTLVLEGGATRGVFTSGVLDYLMEQDMYMSHVIGVSAGACNAVDYVSRQPGRTKDCMIPTDKSGNYYYGIRKFVKERSLMNMDLIFDIFPNQIYPFDYDTYFGSQIECELVVTNCLTGRAEYLKERSQKERLMKICRASSSMPLVTPIVNIGDVPYLDGGLADSVPLKHALELGNEKIVVILTRNMGYRKKRVSRGMAEVYRKTYRSYPKLVKAILTRSFYYNRTMNVLEKLEREGKIFVLRPMVKPVARLERNKDTLTAFYAHGYQLMEREYTRLKEYLEE encoded by the coding sequence ATGCAGAAAGGAACTTTAGTTTTAGAAGGCGGGGCCACCCGCGGGGTCTTTACATCAGGCGTACTGGATTACCTGATGGAGCAGGATATGTATATGTCGCATGTGATCGGGGTCTCTGCAGGGGCATGCAATGCAGTGGATTATGTTTCCAGGCAGCCTGGGAGGACAAAAGACTGTATGATACCTACGGATAAAAGCGGGAACTATTATTATGGCATCAGAAAGTTTGTAAAAGAGAGAAGCCTGATGAACATGGACTTGATTTTCGATATATTTCCGAATCAGATTTATCCTTTTGACTATGATACCTATTTCGGATCCCAGATAGAGTGTGAGCTGGTTGTGACGAATTGCCTCACAGGACGGGCGGAGTATTTAAAGGAGAGGAGCCAGAAGGAACGCCTGATGAAGATATGCAGGGCGTCCTCCAGTATGCCTTTGGTGACGCCCATAGTCAATATTGGGGATGTGCCCTACCTGGATGGAGGCCTTGCGGACAGTGTGCCTCTTAAACATGCACTGGAACTGGGAAATGAAAAGATAGTGGTGATCCTGACCAGGAATATGGGGTACCGCAAAAAGAGGGTTTCCAGGGGAATGGCTGAGGTATACCGCAAGACGTACCGCTCCTACCCCAAGCTGGTAAAGGCCATCCTGACAAGGAGCTTTTATTACAACCGTACAATGAACGTTTTAGAGAAGTTAGAAAGGGAAGGAAAAATTTTTGTCCTCCGCCCTATGGTCAAGCCCGTGGCAAGGCTGGAGAGGAATAAAGATACATTGACAGCTTTTTATGCTCATGGATACCAGCTCATGGAGCGGGAATACACCAGGCTTAAGGAATATCTGGAAGAGTAG
- the ppk1 gene encoding polyphosphate kinase 1 yields MGKKVVEYTQNRELSWLRFNQRVLEEAKDESVPLLERMKFVAIFTSNLDEFFMIRVGSLYDMASVNNKTVDRKSGMTPREQLDAIYAAVAPLYKERDKTYGEIKKQLHPYGVCGLDFKELEQQERKFVKKYFKEQILPVLSPQIVDANHPFPHLLNKEVYVVADLKLDNRRMMGIVPVPQFISDILYLPGHDIRYIRIEKVIMEYLDIVFEQYQVSDRNYICVTRNADVSPDDEAYADSSEDFRYIMQKTLHKRRRMAVVRLEAASALSREMEKYFCEKFNITPSCIFRTKIPMKLDFMFAIADKVPASMKRSLIDEPFTPQPSPMLAEGSVMAQVKKKDVVLSYPYESMEPFLQLIKEAASDPNVMTIKITIYRLAKKTRLVEYLCAAAENGKEVTVLIELRARFDEQNNIDWSERMEEAGCRVIYGFEGYKVHSKICLITYKSKNEIRYITQIGTGNYNEKTAKLYTDYSLMTADQAIGEDAAVFFKNMSIGNLDGAYKHLIVSPSSLKPKVLMLMDEEIKKGSSGRVIMKMNSVTDMDFIQKVAEASKAGVRIDLIVRGICCILPGIAGETENLTVTSIVGRYLEHPRVFVFGSGADQKVYIGSADMMTRNTEKRVEVACPIYDEAIKKRLVRNLQIMLADNVKARVMQSDGVYVKKEKKDGRAINSQLVFMKEALHAKRPERVPEKISLLDRVRKLFK; encoded by the coding sequence ATGGGAAAGAAGGTTGTAGAGTATACACAAAACAGGGAGCTGTCCTGGCTCCGGTTTAATCAGAGAGTGCTGGAGGAGGCAAAGGATGAGAGCGTGCCCCTCCTGGAGAGGATGAAATTTGTCGCTATTTTCACGAGTAACCTGGATGAGTTTTTTATGATACGGGTGGGCAGCCTGTATGATATGGCTTCTGTTAATAATAAAACGGTGGACCGTAAATCTGGCATGACTCCCCGGGAACAGCTGGACGCCATCTATGCAGCAGTGGCCCCCCTTTATAAAGAGAGGGATAAGACATACGGCGAGATTAAGAAGCAGCTCCATCCGTATGGTGTGTGTGGGCTGGACTTTAAAGAACTGGAGCAGCAGGAGAGGAAGTTTGTGAAGAAGTATTTCAAAGAGCAGATTCTTCCCGTGCTGTCCCCCCAGATTGTAGACGCAAACCACCCCTTTCCCCACTTGCTGAATAAAGAGGTGTATGTAGTGGCGGATTTGAAGCTGGACAACAGGCGTATGATGGGAATTGTACCGGTACCCCAGTTCATATCGGATATCCTGTACCTGCCAGGACATGACATCCGCTATATACGGATAGAGAAGGTGATTATGGAGTACTTGGATATTGTGTTCGAGCAGTACCAGGTATCTGACAGGAATTATATCTGTGTAACCCGCAATGCAGATGTCTCCCCCGATGATGAGGCCTATGCAGACAGCAGCGAGGATTTCCGCTATATTATGCAGAAAACACTCCACAAACGCAGGCGTATGGCTGTAGTCAGGCTGGAGGCGGCAAGCGCACTCAGCCGGGAGATGGAGAAATATTTCTGTGAGAAGTTCAATATCACCCCATCCTGTATTTTCCGGACGAAAATTCCGATGAAGCTGGATTTTATGTTCGCCATTGCGGATAAAGTGCCTGCTTCTATGAAACGTTCTCTGATCGATGAACCTTTTACGCCCCAGCCGTCTCCCATGCTCGCAGAGGGCAGCGTGATGGCCCAGGTGAAGAAAAAGGACGTGGTTCTGTCTTATCCATATGAGAGTATGGAACCCTTCCTGCAGCTGATAAAGGAGGCGGCGTCAGATCCCAATGTGATGACCATTAAAATTACAATATACAGGCTTGCAAAAAAGACAAGGCTGGTGGAGTATCTGTGTGCAGCAGCCGAGAATGGCAAGGAAGTCACAGTGCTCATTGAGTTAAGGGCCAGGTTTGACGAACAGAATAATATCGATTGGTCAGAGCGTATGGAGGAGGCCGGATGCCGGGTGATTTACGGCTTTGAGGGATATAAAGTGCATTCCAAGATTTGCCTGATTACATATAAGAGTAAAAATGAAATCCGCTATATTACCCAGATTGGCACAGGGAATTATAATGAGAAAACAGCAAAGCTCTATACAGACTATTCCCTGATGACAGCAGATCAGGCCATTGGGGAGGATGCGGCCGTATTCTTTAAGAATATGTCCATAGGGAACTTGGACGGTGCATACAAGCATCTCATTGTCTCCCCTTCCAGCCTGAAGCCAAAAGTGCTGATGCTGATGGATGAGGAGATTAAAAAGGGCAGCAGCGGCAGGGTGATCATGAAGATGAATTCTGTTACAGATATGGATTTTATCCAGAAAGTGGCGGAAGCCTCCAAAGCAGGCGTGCGCATTGACTTGATTGTGCGGGGAATCTGCTGTATCCTGCCAGGCATTGCGGGGGAAACAGAGAATTTGACAGTGACCAGTATTGTGGGCCGATACCTGGAGCATCCGAGAGTGTTTGTATTTGGGAGCGGGGCAGACCAGAAGGTCTATATTGGATCTGCGGATATGATGACCAGAAATACAGAAAAGCGGGTTGAAGTGGCATGTCCCATTTATGACGAGGCCATTAAAAAAAGGCTTGTACGCAACCTCCAAATTATGCTGGCTGATAATGTGAAAGCCAGGGTGATGCAGAGCGATGGGGTCTATGTGAAAAAGGAGAAGAAGGACGGCAGGGCCATAAATTCCCAGCTTGTGTTTATGAAAGAGGCGCTTCACGCCAAACGTCCGGAGAGAGTGCCTGAGAAAATTTCCCTGCTTGACAGGGTAAGGAAGCTGTTTAAATAA